A region from the Syntrophales bacterium genome encodes:
- a CDS encoding ABC transporter ATP-binding protein, whose product MANIIEIIDLHKSFREQKVLDGVNLAIEEGKTTVIIGRSGGGKSVLLKHIIRLLKPDSGQVLIGGTDITTLNDRDLNEIRKKFGMLFQESALFDSMNVGENVAFPLREQTKMKDDEIKKVVADRLRAVGLTGIEDKMPSELSGGMKKRVGLARAIAMHPQMVLFDEPTTGLDPIMTEAINNLIIDTQKNFNLTSIVISHDVSSIFKIGHKIAMLHEGKIVEYGTPEEIRESKNPVLEQFLSGNTEGPIKVI is encoded by the coding sequence ATGGCAAATATAATTGAAATTATTGATCTTCATAAATCGTTCAGAGAACAAAAAGTCCTGGACGGGGTTAATCTCGCTATCGAAGAGGGGAAGACAACAGTGATCATCGGGAGGAGCGGAGGGGGGAAGAGCGTTCTCCTGAAGCATATCATAAGGCTCCTCAAACCGGACAGCGGTCAAGTCTTAATAGGTGGCACCGATATTACCACCCTCAATGACAGGGATCTTAACGAAATCAGAAAGAAGTTCGGGATGCTCTTCCAGGAAAGTGCTCTTTTCGACTCGATGAATGTGGGGGAGAATGTGGCATTCCCTTTGAGAGAACAGACAAAGATGAAGGATGATGAGATAAAAAAAGTCGTCGCCGACAGGCTCAGGGCGGTTGGACTCACCGGCATCGAGGACAAGATGCCCTCCGAGTTGAGCGGCGGTATGAAAAAAAGGGTAGGGCTGGCAAGGGCGATCGCTATGCACCCCCAGATGGTTCTCTTTGATGAGCCCACAACGGGCCTTGATCCAATCATGACCGAAGCGATAAACAACCTGATCATCGATACCCAGAAAAATTTCAACCTGACAAGCATCGTCATCAGCCACGATGTCTCTTCCATCTTCAAAATCGGTCACAAGATAGCAATGTTACATGAAGGCAAGATAGTGGAATACGGGACACCCGAAGAGATTAGAGAATCAAAAAATCCGGTACTGGAGCAATTTCTTTCAGGAAATACCGAAGGTCCGATCAAGGTGATATAA
- a CDS encoding D-alanine--D-alanine ligase — protein MDVKDANKLRVGIIMGGMSSEKEVSLESGRNIFSKISREKYDPMPVFMDSQGGFWEIPVKLLMRNSTSDIEVDLEEEAIPIPYEELKERVDFVYVGLHGKYGEDGCLQGLLELLKIPYTGCGVLGSALGIDKYTSRNVLAMNGIDVPKTVPVTRRRWDNEDREVFLKRIDEEIGFPCVVKPTREGCSTSVKKVMSTEGIPDALISAFEWDNTVLVEEFIDGTEVTCGVIGNDDPLPLTPSETIPTKDILSLEDKFLYGQGENKTPARLPEEKLKEIQKVAVDTYRALGLKVYSRIDMFVRKNGRVAVLEPNTLPGMTPSTVLFHQAAASGIDQSGLIDRVIQLSLEAHAKKRGPL, from the coding sequence ATGGACGTCAAAGACGCTAATAAATTGAGAGTCGGAATCATTATGGGGGGAATGTCCTCGGAAAAGGAGGTTTCCCTGGAAAGTGGTAGGAATATCTTCAGCAAGATCAGTCGTGAAAAGTACGATCCAATGCCTGTTTTTATGGACAGCCAGGGTGGCTTCTGGGAGATACCCGTTAAGTTGCTGATGCGAAATAGCACCAGTGATATTGAAGTAGATCTGGAGGAGGAGGCCATTCCTATTCCTTATGAAGAGCTGAAAGAGCGTGTAGACTTCGTATATGTGGGTCTTCATGGGAAATATGGAGAGGACGGATGTTTGCAAGGCCTGCTGGAACTTTTGAAAATTCCTTACACCGGCTGCGGCGTACTCGGTTCCGCCCTGGGTATAGACAAATATACTTCCAGAAACGTACTCGCAATGAACGGGATAGATGTACCGAAAACCGTGCCGGTGACCAGAAGAAGGTGGGATAACGAGGACAGAGAGGTGTTTCTTAAAAGAATTGATGAAGAGATAGGGTTCCCCTGTGTGGTTAAACCCACAAGGGAAGGATGCAGCACCTCTGTCAAGAAGGTGATGTCAACAGAAGGAATTCCTGACGCCCTTATCTCTGCCTTCGAATGGGACAACACGGTACTGGTTGAAGAATTTATCGACGGGACTGAAGTTACATGCGGGGTTATAGGAAATGATGATCCTCTCCCCCTGACACCTTCAGAAACCATTCCTACGAAAGATATCCTTTCCCTCGAAGACAAATTTCTCTATGGCCAGGGTGAAAATAAGACCCCCGCCAGACTTCCGGAAGAAAAATTGAAAGAGATACAGAAAGTAGCTGTGGATACATATCGTGCCCTTGGGTTGAAAGTATATTCAAGGATTGACATGTTTGTGAGAAAGAATGGACGGGTGGCGGTCCTCGAGCCCAATACTCTTCCCGGTATGACTCCTTCGACTGTACTCTTTCACCAGGCAGCCGCTTCCGGAATAGACCAATCGGGCTTGATCGACCGGGTCATTCAATTATCGCTGGAAGCCCATGCAAAGAAGAGGGGACCATTATAA
- a CDS encoding MlaD family protein, whose translation MLSISSEAKVGLFVLVALIILGYMSFRVGEYGFGFKKGYPVDVVFDNAAGLEKDASVQIAGVEVGRVETIRLKDGKALVTMRILPEVKLEEDAVASIKTHGILGEKYIEIIPGTKGEPFLAEGGEITHVQRPADIDRLLSQLGSIADDVKVVTTSLSRVLGGEEGEESFKSIVRNTRDLTESLNKVVRQNDEKFSQMITSLREASIQMEKTFASLSAITEGINKGEGTIGRLVKDDSTIDKLNKTLASLQEISDKINEGKGTIGKLIHDDETVDNLNETLSGINRYVTKAEQFRTFLSYRGEYLFDNSNAKSYLELKIQPKEDKFYILGLVADPRGRRTVKDSTTDGVTIRTEEWEKNGLLFNVEIAKRWKDIVLRGGLLESTGGVGIDYFAFDDDLMFTFEAFDFDTDRDPHLKVFAEYRLFKHLYLSAGWDDFLSDEGNESPFVGVSIRFEDEDLKYLLTSAPIPKD comes from the coding sequence ATGTTGTCAATTAGTTCAGAAGCAAAGGTAGGTCTGTTCGTCCTGGTGGCCTTAATCATACTGGGATACATGTCATTCAGGGTGGGAGAGTACGGCTTCGGTTTTAAAAAAGGATATCCTGTAGATGTTGTATTTGACAACGCGGCAGGGCTGGAGAAGGATGCCTCGGTACAGATCGCCGGTGTAGAGGTGGGAAGAGTTGAAACGATAAGACTCAAAGACGGGAAAGCCCTTGTAACCATGCGGATACTTCCGGAGGTCAAGCTGGAGGAAGACGCGGTGGCTTCTATTAAAACTCACGGTATTCTGGGAGAGAAATACATAGAAATTATTCCGGGAACAAAAGGCGAACCTTTCCTTGCGGAGGGGGGAGAGATCACACATGTGCAGCGTCCGGCCGATATCGACAGACTTTTGTCACAACTCGGTTCAATAGCCGATGACGTAAAAGTGGTGACCACTTCCTTGAGCAGGGTTCTGGGGGGAGAGGAAGGTGAAGAGTCTTTCAAAAGTATCGTTAGAAACACCAGAGATCTCACTGAAAGCCTGAACAAGGTCGTGAGACAAAACGACGAAAAATTCTCTCAGATGATCACAAGCCTTAGGGAGGCATCCATACAGATGGAGAAAACGTTTGCCTCTCTCAGCGCAATAACGGAGGGGATAAATAAGGGGGAAGGGACGATTGGACGTCTTGTTAAAGACGATTCTACTATCGACAAGCTCAATAAAACCCTCGCTTCTCTCCAGGAGATCTCCGATAAGATCAATGAAGGCAAGGGAACAATCGGTAAACTGATACATGATGATGAAACGGTTGATAATCTTAATGAAACCCTGTCCGGCATCAACAGATACGTAACCAAGGCGGAACAGTTCAGGACATTCTTAAGCTACCGTGGTGAATACCTCTTTGATAACAGTAATGCAAAAAGCTACCTCGAGCTGAAGATCCAGCCCAAGGAGGATAAGTTTTACATTCTCGGCTTGGTAGCTGATCCGAGGGGGAGAAGAACGGTAAAGGATTCCACAACTGACGGGGTAACTATCCGCACGGAGGAGTGGGAAAAAAATGGGCTCCTCTTCAATGTAGAGATCGCCAAGAGATGGAAAGATATCGTTCTCCGGGGAGGTCTTCTGGAATCCACCGGTGGTGTGGGAATAGATTACTTTGCCTTTGATGATGATCTTATGTTTACTTTCGAGGCATTCGATTTTGATACCGACAGGGATCCACACCTCAAGGTCTTTGCCGAATACAGACTTTTCAAACACCTGTATCTCTCGGCAGGGTGGGATGACTTTCTTAGCGACGAGGGGAACGAGTCACCCTTCGTCGGAGTTTCGATACGGTTCGAAGATGAAGATCTCAAATACCTTCTGACCAGTGCACCCATTCCCAAGGATTAA
- a CDS encoding ABC transporter permease, which translates to MNKVSTAIDNLGRAVLQNVEEMGKLLLLFISVLSWMIRPPLKLRNIFKQMEFVGVKSIFVVVLTGTFTGMVLALQGYHGFRMFSAESLVGSTVALGMTRELGPVLTSLMVTARAGSAMAAELGTMRVTEQIDALSVMATNPVKHLIVPRVIAGVIMVPVLTIVSDFVGILGGYFVGVVLLNINSGIFVKNITRYVGLDDIYNGLIKAAVFGLILSLVGCYKGFNTSGGAEGVGKATTEAVVLASITILVSDYFLTAIMF; encoded by the coding sequence ATGAATAAAGTTTCTACCGCCATCGATAATCTGGGAAGGGCAGTCCTGCAAAATGTCGAGGAGATGGGGAAGCTCCTACTCCTTTTCATTTCTGTCTTAAGCTGGATGATCAGGCCCCCTTTAAAGCTCCGGAACATCTTCAAGCAGATGGAATTTGTCGGTGTTAAATCAATCTTTGTCGTTGTCCTGACCGGCACATTTACCGGCATGGTTCTGGCTCTCCAGGGATATCATGGTTTCAGAATGTTCAGTGCGGAGAGCCTGGTCGGTTCCACGGTAGCCCTGGGTATGACCAGAGAACTCGGACCAGTCCTCACGTCCCTTATGGTAACAGCCCGGGCTGGTTCCGCCATGGCTGCGGAGCTGGGAACCATGCGGGTGACTGAACAGATCGATGCCCTCTCCGTCATGGCCACAAATCCCGTCAAACATCTCATCGTTCCGAGAGTCATTGCAGGGGTTATTATGGTCCCTGTTTTAACCATAGTGTCAGATTTCGTGGGAATACTGGGCGGGTACTTTGTGGGAGTTGTCCTTTTGAATATCAATTCAGGTATCTTTGTCAAAAATATTACCAGGTACGTGGGACTCGATGATATTTATAACGGATTGATTAAGGCGGCGGTCTTTGGCCTGATCCTGTCTCTGGTCGGCTGTTACAAGGGGTTCAATACCAGCGGGGGTGCAGAAGGCGTGGGGAAAGCGACAACAGAGGCGGTGGTATTGGCATCGATAACCATACTGGTAAGCGATTATTTCCTCACCGCTATTATGTTCTGA